The Rhinolophus ferrumequinum isolate MPI-CBG mRhiFer1 chromosome 4, mRhiFer1_v1.p, whole genome shotgun sequence genome has a window encoding:
- the GRK1 gene encoding rhodopsin kinase GRK1 translates to MDFGSLETVVANSAFITARGSFDGSSAPSSRDKKYLAKLKLPPLSKCEALRDSLDLGFQSICSEQPIGKRLFQQFLKASERHVPALELWKHIEDYDMADADLRPQKARAILAESLDPQAKLFCSFLDEGMVVKVREGPVTSGDGIFQPLLQATLAHLSQTPFQEYLGTLYFQRFLQWKWLEAQPMGEDWFLDFRVLGKGGFGEVSACQMKATGKMYACKKLNKKRLKKRKGYQGAMVEKKILAKVHSRFIVSLAYAFETKTDLCLVMTIMNGGDLRYHIYNVNEENPGFREPRAVFYTAQIISGLEHLHQRAIIYRDLKPENVLLDDEGNIRISDLGLAVELKEGQTKTKGYAGTPGFMAPELLRGEEYNFSVDYFALGVTLYEMIAARGPFRARGEKVENKELKQRILSEAVKYPDKFSQASKDFCEVLLEKDPEKRLGFRDGTCDGLRANPLFKDINWRQLEAGMLIPPFIPDSRTVYAKNIQDVGAFSTVKGVVFDKADTEFFQEFATGNCSLPWQEEMIETGVFGELNQWRADGQMPADMKGVTVQEATPSSKSGMCLIS, encoded by the exons ATGGATTTCGGGTCCTTGGAGACAGTGGTGGCCAACTCTGCCTTCATCACTGCCCGGGGCAGCTTCGATGGAAGCAGTGCCCCTTCTTCCCGGGACAAGAAGTACCTGGCCAAGCTCAAGCTGCCCCCGCTCTCCAAGTGCGAGGCCCTCCGGGACAGCCTGGACCTGGGGTTCCAGAGTATATGCTCGGAGCAGCCCATCGGCAAGCGGCTCTTCCAGCAGTTCCTGAAGGCCAGTGAGAGGCACGTGCCTGCCCTGGAGCTCTGGAAGCACATTGAGGATTACGACATGGCCGACGCTGACCTCCGGCCACAGAAGGCTCGGGCCATCCTGGCTGAGTCCCTGGACCCCCAGGCCAAGCTCTTCTGCAGCTTCCTGGATGAAGGGATGGTGGTGAAGGTCCGGGAGGGACCTGTGACAAGTGGGGACGGGATTTTTCAGCCTCTCCTGCAGGCCACCCTGGCCCACCTGAGCCAGACCCCATTCCAAGAGTACCTGGGCACCCTGTACTTCCAGAGATTCCTGCAGTGGAAGTGGCTGGAGGCCCAGCCCATGGGGGAAGACTGGTTCTTGGACTTCAGGGTCCTGGGGAAAGGTGGCTTTGGGGAGGTGTCGGCCTGCCAGATGAAGGCAACTGGCAAGATGTATGCATGTAAAAAGCTGAACAAGAAGAGGctgaagaaaaggaaggggtACCAG GGCGCTATGGTAGAGAAGAAGATTCTAGCAAAAGTACACAGCAGGTTTATAGTCTCTCTGGCCTATGCCTTTGAAACCAAAACTGACCTCTGTCTAGTGATGACCATCATGAATGGAGGCGACTTAAG GTACCACATCTACAATGTGAACGAGGAGAACCCTGGCTTCCGGGAGCCACGCGCCGTCTTCTACACGGCCCAGATCATCAGCGGCCTGGAGCACCTGCACCAGAGAGCTATTATCTACCGAGACCTCAAGCCTGAGAACGTGCTCCTGGATGACGAAG GCAATATCAGAATTTCTGACCTTGGGCTGGCTGTGGAGCTGAAGGAAGGGCAGACCAAGACCAAAGGTTATGCAGGGACCCCAG GTTTCATGGCCCCTGAGCTCTTGCGCGGTGAGGAGTACAACTTTTCCGTGGATTACTTTGCCTTGGGGGTTACGCTGTATGAGATGATCGCAGCCAGAGGACCCTTCCGAGCCCGGGGAGAGAAG GTGGAGAACAAAGAGCTCAAGCAGAGGATCCTCTCGGAGGCGGTCAAGTACCCAGACAAGTTCAGCCAGGCCAGCAAGGACTTCTGTGAGGTGCTGCTGGAGAAGGACCCGGAGAAGCGCCTGGGGTTCAGAGATGGGACTTGTGATGGGCTCCGTGCTAACCCcctttttaaagacattaactGGAGACAGCTCGAGGCTG GAATGCTGATACCCCCGTTcatcccagactccagaactgtctATGCAAAGAACATCCAGGACGTAGGGGCCTTTTCCACAGTCAAAGGTGTGGTCTTTGACAAAGCGGATACAGAATTCTTCCAGGAATTTGCCACAGGCAACTGCTCCCTCCCCTGGCAGGAGGAGATGATTGAGACGGGTGTCTTTGGGGAGCTGAACCAATGGCGTGCTGACGGGCAGATGCCTGCAGACATGAAGGGGGTCACCGTGCAGGAGGCCACTCCCTCGTCCAAGTCAGGAATGTGTCTGATTTCCTAG